The uncultured Desulfatiglans sp. DNA window AGGCGGCTAGGGAGGCGTGGGAAAAAGCCCGATCGGCCATAGTCTCGAGGGAGTACGGGATGGTCATCCTGGACGAGATTCATATCGCCCTGCACAGGGGATTGCTTCCGATCTGGTGCGCCTATCCGGCGCTCGAAGGGTTTTTCAGAGAGACGAGTCACCGGCGGGTCTTTGTCGGTGTCGTGGAAGGCGACGCGCCCCGGCAAAAGACCCTGGACGCCATCCGCAAAGCAGGGATCCGGCGCGTGATGCTGGTCCCATTCATGCTCGTCGCAGGTACCCATTTCCTCGAAGACCTGGCCGGGGAGGAGGATTCCTGGAGGCAGGCGCTCGAATCGGCGGGGCTGGAGGTGATCCTGCATGAAAAGGGCCTGGGCCTGAATCCGGCGGTCGTGGAGTGCTTCGCGGCCCATATCCGGGAGGCCCTGGATGTGATCCCAACGCAGGTGCAGATCGGCGGAGTGCAGCCGCCGGTCCGCCACCCGGTCTCGGCCGGAGAAAGGAGGCCCTGATGAACGAAGGAGAAAGGTGGCCGGATGGGGGATGCCGTGCGCTCATGTTCCTGGGCACGGGGAGCGATGTCGGCAAATCCGTCGTGACCGCCGCCTTCTGCCGGATCCTGAAGCGCCGGGGGTACCGCGTGGCCCCCTTCAAGGCCCAGAACATGTCCAACAACAGCTATGTCACCGTCGAAGGGGGGGAGATCGGCCGGGCGCAGGTGGTTCAGGCCGAGGCCGCCGGGCTTCTCCCATCGGTGGATATGAACCCGATCCTCCTCAAACCGTCGACCGGCATGGGCGCGCAGGTCGTGATGCACGGGCAGGTCTATGGGCGGCTGGATGCCCTCGATTACCATCGGCTCAAGCCGCGCCTGCGGAAGGCCGTCCTGCAGGCTTATCGACGACTTGCATCGCATTACGAGGTGATCGTCCTAGAAGGCGCGGGCAGTTGCTGCGAGATGAACCTCAAACGGAACGATCTAGTCAATTTCGCCATGGCCAAGGCGGTGAGGGCCCCGTGCATCCTCGTGGCGGATATCGACCGGGGGGGAGTCTTCGCCCAGATCATCGGGTCCTGGCACCTCATGAGCCGCCGGGAGCGGGCGCTGACGGCCGGGTTTATCGTGAACAAATTTCGTGGGGACGAACGGCTCTTCGCCTCCGGCGTGGAATATATCGAGAAGCGCACAGGGAGGCCGGTCCTCGGTGTGGTGCCCTTCTTCGAGGATATCGTCATTGACCAGGAAGACTCGGTGGTGCTCCAGGAAGATCGGCGCGCCATCGCGAGGACCGGGCCCGATACGGTGAACATCGCGGTGCTCCGGTTTCCGGTCATCTCCAATTTCACCGATCTCGAAGCGCTGGAGGGGGAGCCCGGCGTCGTCGTCAATTACCTTTCCCGGCCGGCGGAGGCGCTTTCACCAATACGACCGGCTGGCGGATCACTTCGAGGCCCATTGCGATGTGCCGCGCATCCTGGGACTTGTGGAGGGGTGAAGCGATGACGGCTGTCAGCCCGGGGTTCACCGCCTTCTGCATCGCCGGGACCCACAGCGGGTGCGGTAAGACCACCGTTTCGCTCGGCGTCATGGCGGCCTTGAGGGTGCGCGGCTGCAGGGTCCAGGCCTTCAAGGTGGGGCCGGATTTCATCGATCCGGGGCACCACCGCCGGGTCACCGGAAGGCCCTCTCACAATCTGGACGGGTGGATGCTCGATCGGGCGGCCAATCGGCGCCTCTTCGACCGCTGCGCGGCGGATGCCGACGTCGCCGTGGTAGAGGGCGTCATGGGGCTTTTCGACGGCTTTTCGCGAATGGCTAAATGGCTCGGCCTGCCGGTCATCCTCGTGATCGATGCGCGGGCCGCGGCGCGCTCGGCGGCGGCCGTCGCCGGTCGAGTTGGTCGCTCCGGATGTCCTCAGAGGCGTGGATGCGCCCCACCCGTCGGAGGTGTTGGCGCGGTGTAGTGGGTGCCAAGCGTATGCGAAGCGTTGGCGATAGAGGCCTCCCGTGGGGGGCGTATCCTGGAGACCCTCGATCACTTGGACCTGACGCCGTTTTCCGTCCTCGTCTCCCGTTGCGGACTCGATAGTGAGGCGGTTCTGGAAGACCTGCAGGGGCTGAGGGGCCAGGACCCCCCCCATTACCTGTCGCTGCTGCTCGTGCGGAAAGACCCGGAAGGAGATCTTCCCGGATATCCTTTGCAGATCGGCGAATCCACCGGGACAGATTCGTTCTGAATCCGAGGGTTCGGATTCCGGAAGGTGGCCTTCAAGCCCATCTGGCATGCCTTCAATGCCTTCGGGGAAAGGATTGACCAGCGTGCCCGGCTTCCCAGGCGAAAGAGGATATTTCCTCCCTGCTGCAAAAAACCGGGAACTTTTTGGTTGCTGTCCTGTCAAAACGGATAAAGGATGAAAAAACCCGGACAAGGAGGAGGACAGCCATGGAGCGAAACAGAGGTACGGTTTTGGGAGGCAGGGTCTGGTTGGGCGAGGGCAGTCGATCGGTCTGGTGCAAGGTGGTTGCCTTGATGTGCTTTGCTTTTGCAGCGCTTGGCGGTGCATTCCCGCTCGTGTCGGTCTGCGGGGCGGCGGAGGGCGGGGATGAGGCGGAGCACACCCTCTCGCCCTATTTCGTGGTGGTGAACGGGGACCCGGGGGTGGATGCCCTGCCGCTGAAGGAGACCCGGGCGGAGGTCGACATCGCCGGGGTCATCGCCGATGTCCGTGTGACGCAGATCTACCGGAACGAAGGGCGCCGGGCGATCGAGGCCCTCTATGTCTTTCCGGGCTCGACGCGCTCCGCGGTCTATGCGATGAAGATGACCATCGGAGA harbors:
- a CDS encoding putative Cob(I)yrinic acid a,c-diamide adenosyltransferase (Evidence 3 : Putative function from multiple computational evidences; Product type e : enzyme) encodes the protein MTAMTEDEHRIAARPRESGLLIVHTGNGKGKTTAAMGLALRAVGQGFRVLMIQFVKGSRHYGELEAAKHLHPRFEILPLGLGMMRPFGREPGAKDREAAREAWEKARSAIVSREYGMVILDEIHIALHRGLLPIWCAYPALEGFFRETSHRRVFVGVVEGDAPRQKTLDAIRKAGIRRVMLVPFMLVAGTHFLEDLAGEEDSWRQALESAGLEVILHEKGLGLNPAVVECFAAHIREALDVIPTQVQIGGVQPPVRHPVSAGERRP
- a CDS encoding Cobyric acid synthase (fragment); amino-acid sequence: MNEGERWPDGGCRALMFLGTGSDVGKSVVTAAFCRILKRRGYRVAPFKAQNMSNNSYVTVEGGEIGRAQVVQAEAAGLLPSVDMNPILLKPSTGMGAQVVMHGQVYGRLDALDYHRLKPRLRKAVLQAYRRLASHYEVIVLEGAGSCCEMNLKRNDLVNFAMAKAVRAPCILVADIDRGGVFAQIIGSWHLMSRRERALTAGFIVNKFRGDERLFASGVEYIEKRTGRPVLGVVPFFEDIVIDQEDSVVLQEDRRAIARTGPDTVNIAVLRFPVISNFTDLEALEGEPGVVVNYLSRPAEALSPIRPAGGSLRGPLRCAAHPGTCGGVKR
- a CDS encoding Cobyrinic acid A,C-diamide synthase (fragment) produces the protein MTAVSPGFTAFCIAGTHSGCGKTTVSLGVMAALRVRGCRVQAFKVGPDFIDPGHHRRVTGRPSHNLDGWMLDRAANRRLFDRCAADADVAVVEGVMGLFDGFSRMAKWLGLPVILVIDARAAARSAAAVAGRVGRSGCPQRRGCAPPVGGVGAV
- a CDS encoding hypothetical protein (Evidence 5 : Unknown function) — translated: MAIEASRGGRILETLDHLDLTPFSVLVSRCGLDSEAVLEDLQGLRGQDPPHYLSLLLVRKDPEGDLPGYPLQIGESTGTDSF